In one window of Scyliorhinus canicula chromosome 17, sScyCan1.1, whole genome shotgun sequence DNA:
- the LOC119951145 gene encoding TLR adapter interacting with SLC15A4 on the lysosome-like has translation MLAEGFLTGIGYSDHQKESAHQKNCVNSSRGSKTSIGSWEELFSSLELTDSLEHEPYSTEENSQSRLAILEGTIHKRGESLQFQSENAAADVNTRAPMFERKTSDILDIPKSARCSESDVDLYRSRSTTCQSYTDLQIGGDNVTPNSPMNSCCFVDHDFESCDWPTLQLKNQSVGPYIPSSWYEGRQPSGTDAFFNSDKSIALLKEPLSNSVLNGYMEKKITELYKQYLEDNMAQFASPTKILSSHFLMANIDQISLHISHEKNMEPTKAKDIVLHCLLSVACATTSSDICTPNLQISSQQTDKLAI, from the coding sequence ATGTTAGCTGAAGGTTTCCTCACTGGGATCGGTTACAGCGATCACCAAAAGGAGTCGGCCCACCAGAAGAACTGTGTAAACTCCAGCAGGGGATCTAAGACCAGCATTGGCTCCTGGGAAGAGCTCTTCAGCTCATTGGAGCTCACAGACAGCCTTGAGCATGAACCGTATAGCACAGAAGAAAATAGTCAAAGCAGATTGGCTATATTGGAAGGCACCATTCACAAGAGGGGAGAATCACTCCAGTTTCAAAGTGAAAATGCAGCAGCAGACGTGAATACCAGGGCACCCATGTTTGAAAGAAAGACTTCTGATATTTTAGACATCCCAAAGTCTGCCAGGTGCAGTGAAAGCGATGTGGATTTGTACCGATCGCGGTCTACCACTTGTCAGAGTTACACTGATCTACAGATTGGAGGAGACAACGTCACACCCAACAGTCCTATGAATTCATGCTGCTTTGTGGATCATGATTTTGAAAGCTGTGATTGGCCCACCCTTCAGCTCAAGAACCAATCTGTGGGGCCGTATATACCTAGCTCTTGGTATGAAGGCAGGCAACCTTCTGGAACAGATGCGTTCTTTAACAGTGACAAAAGCATTGCCCTGCTTAAAGAACCATTGTCCAATTCTGTGCTCAACGGGTACATGGAGAAAAAGATTACAGAACTCTATAAACAGTACCTTGAGGACAACATGGCACAGTTCGCATCTCCAACAAAAATACTGAGTTCCCACTTCCTGATGGCCAACATTGATCAAATTAGCCTGCACATTTCTCATGAGAAAAACATGGAGCCCACAAAAGCTAAGGATATTGTTCTACACTGCCTTCTTAGTGTTGCATGTGCGACCACTTCATCTGATATCTGTACCCCTAACTTACAGATATCAAGCCAGCAAACTGATAAGCTGGCAATTTGA